A window of Streptomyces sp. Je 1-332 genomic DNA:
TGTTGCCGAGCCCGAGGACGGCCGACCCGTCCGTTACGACCGCAACGGAGTTGCGCTTGATGGTGAGGCGGCGCGCGTCCTCGGGGTTCTCGGCGATCGCCATGCACACGCGGGCCACGCCCGGGGTGTAGATCATGGAGAGGTCGTCGCGGTTCCGGATGGGGTGCTTGGACGCCATCTCGATCTTGCCGCCGAGGTGCATCAGGAACGTACGGTCGGAGACCTTGCCGACGGTGACGCCCTCGATGGTGCGCAGCTGCGCGACGATCTCGTCGCCGTGCGTCGTGGAGGTCGCCGCGATCGTGACGTCGATCCGGAGTGCCTCATGGCCGGACGCCGTGACGTCGAGGCCGGTCACCGAGCCTCCGTGGGACTCGACGGCCGTGGTGATCTGGGAGACCGCGGTGCCGCTCGCCGGCACCTCCAACCGGACCGTGTTCGAGTAGGAGACGCTGGGCGCCGTTGCCATGGCCGACTTCCTCTGCTTTCACCGTGTTGCTCTTGCCGTCCGATGGTCGCACCTACCACTGAGTACGTGGTAGCCGCCTCGGATTGCGAACTTTTCGTTCACCAGCTTTTCGGAAACCGGTTTCCACCATACGAGAAGTTGGAGGCGGTCGGTAGGGGCAAACGGAAACCGGTGGTTGAAAGCCGGAAGAGGCCCCCGTCACGTGGTGACGGGGGCCTCTTCCTGACGCTCAGTGACACCGACCCGCCATGCTCGCCTCGCGGCAAGTGGTCGCTCGTAGCGACGATGGTTGGGCCCGGGGGCTTGGATCGGGCCGGTGCCACATCAACGGTAACAAACGATCCCCGTAAGGCAATTCCCGTCCCGAGAAGTCTCCGAAGTCATACGCGGAGCAGGCCGGGACCACACTCGAAGAGCAGGCCGGGACCTCACTCGCGGAGCAGGTCCGGCACGCCTGCCGCGTCCGGCTCGTCGCGCTCACCCGACAGGACCGTCAGCTGCTGCGTGGCCCGGGTCAGCGCCACGTACAGGACCCGCAGGCCCGCCGGGGACTCGTCCGCGATCTCCGCGGGCGAGACGACCACCGTCGCGTCGTACTCCAGGCCCTTGGCCTCCAGGCTGCCCAGGGCGACGACCCGGTCGCCGAGCCCGGCGAGCCAGCGCGCCGCCTGCTCGCGGCGGTTCATCGCCACGACGACGCCGACGGTGCCGTCCACCTGGTCGAGCAGCCGGGCCGCCTCCTCGCGCACCGAGGCGCCGAGGTCCTTGTCCCGTACGACGGCGAAGCGAGGCTTCACGCCGGTTGACCGTACGGCTGACGGGGACTCGGAGCCCGGCATCGCGAGCGCGAGCACCTTGGCGGCGAGATCGGCGATCTCCGCGGGGTTGCGGTAGTTGACGGTCAGGGTGAAGCGGCGGCGCGGGCGGCTGCCCAGGGCCTCGTCGCGGGCGGCCGCCGCCTCGTCCGGGTCGGACCACGAGGACTGGGCGGGGTCGCCGACGATCGTCCACGTGGCGTGCCGGCCCCTGCGGCCGACCATGCGCCACTGCATGGGGGTCAGGTCCTGCGCCTCGTCGACGATGACGTGCGCGTACTCGGTGCGCTCCGCGGCGAGCCGCTCGGCGCGTTCGCGCTGGGACTCCTCGCGCTGCGGCATCAGTTCCTCGAGCCCGGTGAGCAGGTCGAGGGGGTCGAGATCCTTCTTCTTGCGGGGCCGGTGCGGCGTGCCGAGGATCGACTGGAGCTCGTCGAGGAGCGCCACGTCGTGCACGGACAGGGCGTCGCGCTTGAGGGAGCGAGCGACCTTGCGGACCTCGCCGGGGTTCAGGACGCGGCGCGCCCAGCGGCCCAGGCGCCGCTCGTCGCCCATCGCGGCGAGCACGGCGCGCGGTGTGAGCTCGGGCCACCAGGCGTCGAGGAAGCGGATGAAGTCGTCCTCGGACGTGATGTCCTCGTCGAAGGACGAGCGCAGCTCGGCGGCCAACTCCGGGTCGCTGTGCCGGCCCGCGGAGCCGGACTGGGACCACAGGGCGTCCAGGAGGAGCTTGCGGGCGCGCGGGCGCAGCAGGTTGACGGGGGCCGTGCCGCTGAGCGCGTTGCGCCGGATGCGGCCCAGCGCGTCGGCCTCCAGCTCCAGGCGGCGGCCGAAGGCCACCACACGGAGGCGCGTGGGGGTCTCGGCGGGAGCCTGGGGCGCGTCGTCCTCGTCGTCGTCCCCGAAGGCGAGCTGGCCGTCCTGGGAGGCGGGCTTCGCCGTCGTGCCCGTACCGCCCTCCAGAGCGCCCCGTGCGGCCTTCCGCAGGACGTTCAGCATCCGCGACGAGCCCTTGACCCGGGCCACGGCCGGAGAGTCGTAGACGGTCGCCCCCTCGGGTGCGGCCTCGTCGGCCAGCTCGCCCACCGCGCGGATGGCGACCTGCCCCTCCTCGCCCAGCGAGGGCAGCACGCCCTCCGTATAGGCCACCAGGAGCGGGGTCGGGGAGACGATGAGGATGCCGCCCGCGTACCGGCGTCGGTCCTGGTAGAGGAGGTACGCCGCGCGGTGCAGGGCCACGGCGGTCTTGCCGGTGCCGGGGCCGCCCTCGACGTACGTCACCGAGGCGGCGGGCGCCCGGATCACCATGTCCTGCTCGGCCTGGATCGACGCCACGATGTCCCGCATCGTGTGGCTGCGGGCCTGACCGAGCGCCGCCATCAGGGCGCCGTCACCGATGACCGGCAACGACTGACCGCCCAGGGTGGCCTTGAGCTCCGGGCGCATCAGGTCGTCCTCGACGCCGAGGACCTTGCGGCCCTTGGAGCGGATGACCCGGCGGCGTACGACACGTCCCGGGTCGACCGGCGTCGAGCGGTAGAACGGCGCGGCGGCCGGGGCGCGCCAGTCGATCACCAGCGGGGAGTAGTCGGCGTCCAGGACGCCGATGCGGCCGATGTGCAGGGTCTCGGCGATCTCGGCGGTGTTGTTCTCGCTGACGGCGTCCTCGGCGGGCTCGACCGACGTGTACGCGCCGTCCGGGCCCTTCTTGCCGTCCTTGCCGAGCAGCAGGTCGATGCGCCCGAAGAGGAAGTCCTCGAACTCGTTGTTGAGGCGGTTGAGATGCACTCCCGCGCGGAACACCTGGGCGTCACGCTCGGCCAGCGCGCCCGGCGTGCCGACCTGGGAGCGCTTGGCCGCGTCGGTCATGAGGAACTCGGCCTCGTGGATCTTCTCCTCGAGACGCCGGTAGACCTGGTCGAGATGTTCTTGTTCGACGCTGATCTCACGGTCGCGTACGTCGGCCA
This region includes:
- a CDS encoding UvrD-helicase domain-containing protein, translated to MADVRDREISVEQEHLDQVYRRLEEKIHEAEFLMTDAAKRSQVGTPGALAERDAQVFRAGVHLNRLNNEFEDFLFGRIDLLLGKDGKKGPDGAYTSVEPAEDAVSENNTAEIAETLHIGRIGVLDADYSPLVIDWRAPAAAPFYRSTPVDPGRVVRRRVIRSKGRKVLGVEDDLMRPELKATLGGQSLPVIGDGALMAALGQARSHTMRDIVASIQAEQDMVIRAPAASVTYVEGGPGTGKTAVALHRAAYLLYQDRRRYAGGILIVSPTPLLVAYTEGVLPSLGEEGQVAIRAVGELADEAAPEGATVYDSPAVARVKGSSRMLNVLRKAARGALEGGTGTTAKPASQDGQLAFGDDDEDDAPQAPAETPTRLRVVAFGRRLELEADALGRIRRNALSGTAPVNLLRPRARKLLLDALWSQSGSAGRHSDPELAAELRSSFDEDITSEDDFIRFLDAWWPELTPRAVLAAMGDERRLGRWARRVLNPGEVRKVARSLKRDALSVHDVALLDELQSILGTPHRPRKKKDLDPLDLLTGLEELMPQREESQRERAERLAAERTEYAHVIVDEAQDLTPMQWRMVGRRGRHATWTIVGDPAQSSWSDPDEAAAARDEALGSRPRRRFTLTVNYRNPAEIADLAAKVLALAMPGSESPSAVRSTGVKPRFAVVRDKDLGASVREEAARLLDQVDGTVGVVVAMNRREQAARWLAGLGDRVVALGSLEAKGLEYDATVVVSPAEIADESPAGLRVLYVALTRATQQLTVLSGERDEPDAAGVPDLLRE